One part of the Streptomyces sp. NBC_00286 genome encodes these proteins:
- a CDS encoding SpoIIE family protein phosphatase, giving the protein MTWPDDPRTAAARVFAEGGAFGELLAGIDWAATPLGPTVSWPGPLVDTLRLMLTSEHAMALYWGAEFATLYNQGSTPIVGAKHPWALGRPYKEVFPEVWAHPVSSHFHHVTGTRKPLLVPNELLIMERHGFLEQCYFDSAFQPVLLDDGTAGGVLQILTETTGRVLGERRLRLLSETGTRTAGLPTPGEVARVVAEVAGSYPEEIPFLGLYLASEPGMRRPTASAGLPSAPETGSPSAADGSEVAARLAQVVDDGAPATLPAAAFTGGSTAGQHAAATWIPVKEALALPLHGAGQVEGVLVVGLNPCFPPAGTYHDFLEVLASAVAGALSAGLAHESAALAHEEQRRRAEALAELDRAKTTFFANVSHEFRTPLTLLLGPLQQALADEDRPERREQLELAERGALRLLKQVNTLLDVARAEAGQTRPALEPVDLAGATADLAGVFRSAFEAAGLTLEVDCPPLPKPVPLDREMWEKIILNLLSNALKFTFTGGARVELVAAGDRARLTVTDTGTGIPADELPRLFERFHRVRGARSRSHEGSGLGLVLVKDLVEAHGGTVGVDSRPGQGTTVTVDLPFAAAHRPRPAPPAAGAGSPGEAPREGGGGRTGRAAAFVDEALGWLAATPVPAAGTSAPAAGTSAPAAGTSVPAAGTSAPAAVTSVPAAGTSAARTPQALATHDAPDAPGPYETDRPHRARLLVVDDNADMRAYLTQLLQPDYDVLLAADGLAAVEVALAQPVELVLSDVMMPRMDGFELVRALRADPRTARLPIVLLTARAGEEESVQGRHAGADDYLAKPFSARQLLARVRTGLELSRLREQALTETRNQLAMLASLADAGLRLADTLDPDQILRTAGQILLPDFADQISIHLTATAPDPAQSPPAHMAGASLLAHEDLATAATHAINGTAPAPAGPPPAPAAVLALPLHAHDQPLGALVLVRHTGAYSAVEHKYLENLASRLALAYDNATRYHNERRLALTLQGALLPYRLPRVPGVRLATQYRASNRGAEVGGDWYDVLALPDGAVGLAIGDVMGHDVEAATVMGQLRSALHSLAMEGAGPAQVLTRLDAYLQSLETDRFATCLYAVYDPHRHRLRYAASGHPPPLLVAADTAYLELPPALPLGLGSTPVHREVAFPPGTSLLLYTDGLVENRALSLDDGLAALRQTCGALPAAARTDPQQITERALELLNTPDRVDDDAALLAATAEPSRRTGVDQ; this is encoded by the coding sequence ATGACCTGGCCCGATGACCCGCGCACCGCGGCGGCCCGGGTGTTCGCCGAGGGCGGCGCGTTCGGCGAGCTTCTGGCAGGGATCGACTGGGCGGCGACGCCGCTCGGGCCCACCGTCTCCTGGCCGGGGCCCCTGGTGGACACCCTGCGCCTCATGCTCACCTCTGAGCATGCGATGGCTCTGTACTGGGGGGCCGAATTCGCCACGCTGTACAACCAGGGCTCCACACCCATTGTCGGCGCCAAACACCCCTGGGCGCTCGGCAGGCCCTACAAGGAAGTGTTCCCCGAGGTCTGGGCCCACCCCGTGAGCTCCCACTTCCACCATGTGACCGGCACCCGCAAGCCCCTGCTGGTCCCGAATGAGCTGCTCATCATGGAGCGCCACGGCTTTCTGGAGCAGTGCTACTTCGACTCCGCCTTCCAGCCCGTGCTGCTGGACGACGGCACCGCCGGCGGCGTGCTGCAGATCCTCACCGAGACCACCGGCCGGGTACTGGGCGAGCGCAGGCTGCGCCTGCTGAGCGAGACCGGCACGCGCACGGCCGGGCTGCCCACCCCGGGGGAGGTCGCCCGCGTGGTCGCCGAGGTGGCGGGCTCCTACCCCGAGGAGATCCCGTTTCTGGGCCTGTACCTGGCCTCCGAGCCGGGGATGCGGCGGCCGACGGCCTCCGCCGGGCTCCCGTCGGCGCCCGAGACCGGCTCGCCGAGTGCGGCCGATGGGTCGGAGGTGGCGGCCCGGCTGGCGCAGGTGGTCGACGACGGCGCCCCGGCCACGCTGCCGGCCGCCGCGTTCACCGGCGGCAGCACGGCCGGGCAGCACGCCGCGGCCACCTGGATCCCGGTCAAGGAGGCGCTGGCCCTGCCGCTGCACGGCGCGGGCCAGGTGGAGGGGGTCCTGGTGGTGGGCCTCAACCCTTGCTTCCCACCGGCCGGGACCTACCACGACTTCCTGGAAGTGCTCGCCTCCGCCGTGGCCGGGGCGCTGTCGGCCGGCCTAGCGCATGAGTCGGCCGCGCTCGCGCACGAAGAGCAGCGTCGGCGGGCGGAGGCGCTGGCCGAGCTGGACCGGGCCAAGACGACCTTCTTCGCCAACGTCAGCCACGAGTTCCGCACCCCGCTCACCCTGCTCCTGGGCCCGCTCCAGCAGGCCCTGGCCGACGAGGACCGGCCCGAGCGGCGCGAGCAGTTGGAGCTGGCCGAGCGCGGCGCCCTGCGCCTGCTGAAGCAGGTCAACACCCTCCTGGACGTCGCCAGGGCCGAGGCCGGGCAGACGCGCCCGGCCCTCGAACCGGTCGACCTCGCCGGTGCCACGGCCGATCTGGCCGGGGTGTTCCGCTCCGCCTTCGAGGCGGCCGGGCTGACGCTGGAGGTGGACTGCCCGCCGCTGCCCAAGCCGGTGCCCCTGGACCGGGAGATGTGGGAGAAGATCATCCTCAACCTGCTCAGCAACGCCCTGAAGTTCACCTTCACCGGGGGCGCCCGAGTGGAGTTGGTCGCAGCCGGTGACCGGGCGCGGCTGACCGTGACCGACACCGGCACCGGCATCCCCGCGGACGAGCTGCCGCGCCTGTTCGAGCGCTTCCACCGGGTCCGCGGCGCCCGCTCCCGCTCCCACGAGGGCAGCGGCCTCGGCCTGGTGCTGGTGAAGGACCTGGTGGAGGCGCACGGCGGCACCGTCGGCGTGGACAGCCGACCCGGCCAGGGCACCACCGTCACCGTGGACCTCCCCTTCGCCGCCGCCCACCGGCCGCGCCCGGCCCCGCCCGCGGCCGGCGCCGGATCCCCCGGGGAAGCCCCCAGGGAAGGCGGAGGCGGCCGGACCGGCCGCGCCGCGGCATTTGTGGACGAGGCGCTGGGCTGGCTGGCGGCCACGCCCGTCCCCGCCGCGGGCACGTCTGCTCCCGCCGCGGGCACGTCTGCTCCCGCCGCGGGCACCTCTGTCCCCGCCGCGGGCACGTCTGCTCCCGCCGCGGTCACCTCTGTCCCCGCCGCGGGCACCTCCGCGGCACGCACCCCGCAGGCCCTCGCGACCCACGATGCCCCCGACGCCCCCGGCCCGTACGAAACCGACCGCCCCCACCGGGCCCGCCTGCTGGTCGTCGACGACAACGCCGACATGCGCGCCTACCTCACCCAGCTCCTGCAGCCCGACTACGACGTGCTGCTCGCCGCCGACGGTCTGGCCGCCGTGGAGGTGGCCCTTGCGCAGCCGGTGGAACTGGTGCTCAGCGACGTGATGATGCCCCGCATGGACGGCTTCGAGCTGGTCCGGGCGCTGCGCGCCGACCCGCGCACCGCCCGCCTGCCCATCGTCCTGCTCACCGCCCGCGCAGGCGAGGAGGAATCCGTGCAGGGCCGGCACGCCGGCGCCGACGACTACCTGGCCAAACCCTTCTCCGCACGCCAGCTCCTGGCGCGCGTCCGCACCGGGCTGGAACTGTCCCGGCTGCGCGAACAGGCCCTGACCGAGACGCGCAACCAACTCGCCATGCTGGCCTCCCTGGCCGACGCCGGCCTGCGGCTGGCCGACACCCTCGACCCGGACCAGATACTGCGGACCGCCGGCCAGATCCTGCTGCCCGACTTCGCCGACCAGATCAGCATCCACCTCACCGCCACGGCACCCGACCCGGCGCAGTCGCCCCCGGCACACATGGCAGGCGCATCCCTTCTTGCCCACGAGGACCTGGCCACCGCCGCCACCCATGCGATCAACGGCACCGCCCCCGCCCCGGCCGGCCCGCCCCCGGCGCCCGCCGCCGTGCTGGCCCTGCCGCTGCACGCCCACGACCAGCCGCTGGGGGCCCTGGTACTGGTCCGGCACACCGGCGCGTACTCAGCGGTCGAGCACAAGTATCTGGAGAACCTCGCCAGCCGCCTGGCCCTGGCCTACGACAACGCCACTCGGTACCACAACGAGCGCCGCCTCGCCCTGACCCTGCAGGGCGCCCTGCTGCCCTACCGCCTGCCCCGGGTGCCCGGGGTGCGCCTGGCCACCCAGTACCGGGCCAGCAACCGCGGCGCCGAGGTCGGCGGCGACTGGTACGACGTGCTCGCCCTGCCCGACGGCGCCGTGGGGCTGGCCATCGGCGACGTCATGGGCCACGACGTGGAAGCCGCCACCGTGATGGGCCAACTCCGCTCCGCCCTGCACAGCCTCGCGATGGAGGGCGCCGGCCCGGCCCAGGTGCTGACCAGGCTGGACGCCTACCTGCAGTCGCTCGAAACCGACCGCTTCGCCACCTGCCTGTACGCGGTCTACGACCCCCACCGTCACCGTCTGCGTTACGCCGCGAGCGGGCACCCGCCGCCCCTGCTGGTGGCCGCCGACACCGCCTACCTGGAGCTGCCCCCGGCGCTGCCGCTGGGACTGGGCAGCACCCCGGTCCACCGCGAGGTGGCGTTCCCGCCCGGCACCAGCCTGCTGCTGTACACCGACGGCCTGGTGGAGAACCGGGCACTGTCCCTGGACGACGGCTTGGCGGCCCTGCGCCAGACCTGCGGCGCGTTGCCCGCCGCCGCCCGAACCGACCCCCAGCAGATCACCGAACGGGCCCTGGAGCTGCTGAACACCCCCGACAGGGTCGACGACGACGCCGCCCTGCTCGCCGCCACCGCCGAACCATCGCGTCGAACCGGTGTCGACCAGTAA
- a CDS encoding SRPBCC family protein has product MTDMTPEPTGRLVPTPTGYDLILTRTYRAPVAGVWASVTEPERTARWFGPWRGAAGPGRTIEAQMAFEDSAPWMPMRIEACEPPHRLAVTTEDEAGVWSLELLLAETDGTTELRLIHHLASTDDLGSTGPGWEYYLDMLTAARTEGPRPDFDDYYPSQKAYFESLA; this is encoded by the coding sequence ATGACTGACATGACCCCTGAACCCACCGGGCGGCTCGTACCCACGCCCACGGGATACGACCTGATCCTCACCCGCACCTACCGCGCCCCCGTCGCCGGCGTGTGGGCGAGCGTCACCGAGCCGGAGCGCACGGCCCGCTGGTTCGGGCCGTGGCGCGGCGCGGCGGGGCCGGGTCGCACCATCGAGGCGCAGATGGCCTTCGAGGACTCGGCACCCTGGATGCCGATGCGCATCGAGGCCTGCGAACCGCCGCACCGGCTCGCCGTCACCACCGAGGACGAGGCCGGCGTCTGGTCCCTGGAACTGCTCCTGGCCGAGACCGACGGCACCACCGAACTGCGCCTGATCCACCACCTCGCCTCCACGGACGACCTCGGCTCGACCGGCCCCGGCTGGGAGTACTACCTGGACATGCTCACCGCCGCCCGCACGGAGGGGCCCCGCCCGGACTTCGACGACTACTACCCCTCCCAGAAGGCCTACTTCGAGTCTCTGGCCTGA
- a CDS encoding metalloregulator ArsR/SmtB family transcription factor yields the protein MDELTEVAVAVADPVRREILVMLRHTPLTAGEIAARFSISRPAVSRHLRVLRESGLVRDEQVGRHRRYSLVRSRLGQLAAWLGQFDDRRPDWATRLAALDTEVHRTRRDRGRAAPADTAHHSREDTA from the coding sequence GTGGACGAACTGACCGAGGTGGCCGTAGCCGTCGCCGATCCGGTGCGCCGGGAGATCCTGGTCATGCTGCGCCACACCCCGCTGACGGCCGGCGAGATCGCCGCGCGGTTCAGCATCAGCCGGCCCGCGGTGAGCCGTCATCTGCGGGTGCTGCGGGAGAGCGGTCTGGTGCGGGACGAGCAGGTCGGACGGCACCGGCGTTACTCGCTCGTCCGCTCCCGGCTGGGCCAACTGGCCGCGTGGCTCGGCCAGTTCGACGACCGGCGCCCGGACTGGGCCACGCGCCTCGCGGCCCTAGACACCGAAGTGCACCGCACGCGCCGGGACCGCGGCCGGGCGGCGCCCGCCGACACCGCGCACCACTCCAGGGAGGACACGGCATGA
- a CDS encoding ABC transporter substrate-binding protein, protein MRLPARLLPVSAVAAASALLTGCFSGAASDSSAEGGEKRVRVAHMLPPRSGLSPLSDDAFKLSRWSTAETLIKLDVEGDAEPALATKWQQNGKTWTFEIRDGVTFHDGTKLTAEAVVRSLTEAAGASPKPRILDGVDLTVKAQGESVAVTTATEDPLVPQRLSSPQLSILSAKAYKGKTVNPLGAGTGPFELKKVNGTSSATLDRYDDYWGGKAKSPGIDVKFVPDGTARAAALRSGEADVVEAVPVSQASLLEEDQITEVPMPRTNTLYLNTSEGPFKDAALRAAAREAIDAESIVKGVYEDRADVAKGLLGPALPWAADLRTPVKRAKAGDPAGKTITIGTFTDRAELPEVAQTLQQQLQKAGFEVKLDVREYANIESDALAGKFDAFILSRATVLDSGDPAAYLYSDFGSKGSFNISQLSDKTVDAALDKASGMKSGDARRKAVIEAEAAVLATDGAIPMLHERVIQGDAAGVVDVAHDPRERELITKDTYVK, encoded by the coding sequence GTGCGTCTGCCCGCCCGCCTTCTCCCCGTCTCCGCGGTCGCCGCCGCCTCCGCCCTGCTCACCGGCTGCTTCTCGGGAGCGGCTTCGGACAGCTCCGCCGAGGGCGGCGAGAAGCGGGTACGCGTCGCGCACATGCTGCCGCCGCGCTCCGGGCTCTCGCCGCTGTCCGACGACGCGTTCAAGCTGTCCCGCTGGTCGACCGCCGAGACGCTCATCAAGCTCGACGTGGAAGGTGACGCCGAACCCGCGCTCGCCACCAAGTGGCAGCAGAACGGCAAGACCTGGACCTTCGAGATACGTGACGGCGTGACCTTCCACGACGGTACGAAGCTCACCGCAGAGGCCGTCGTACGGTCGCTCACCGAGGCCGCCGGCGCCTCCCCCAAGCCCCGCATCCTCGACGGTGTGGACCTGACCGTGAAGGCCCAGGGCGAATCGGTCGCCGTCACCACCGCCACCGAGGACCCACTCGTCCCGCAGCGGCTGAGCTCGCCGCAGCTGTCGATCCTGTCGGCGAAGGCGTACAAGGGGAAGACGGTCAACCCCCTCGGCGCGGGCACCGGCCCCTTCGAGCTGAAGAAGGTGAACGGCACCTCCTCCGCGACCCTCGACCGCTATGACGACTACTGGGGCGGCAAGGCCAAGTCCCCCGGAATCGACGTGAAGTTCGTGCCGGACGGCACCGCCCGCGCCGCCGCCCTGCGCAGCGGAGAGGCCGACGTCGTCGAGGCGGTACCGGTCTCGCAGGCCTCTCTGCTCGAAGAGGACCAGATCACCGAGGTGCCGATGCCGCGCACCAACACCCTGTACCTGAACACCTCCGAAGGTCCTTTCAAGGACGCCGCGTTGAGGGCCGCCGCCCGCGAGGCCATCGACGCCGAGTCGATCGTCAAGGGTGTGTACGAGGACCGCGCCGACGTCGCGAAGGGCCTGCTCGGGCCCGCTCTGCCGTGGGCCGCCGACCTGCGTACGCCGGTCAAGCGCGCCAAGGCCGGTGACCCGGCCGGGAAGACCATCACCATCGGTACGTTCACCGACCGCGCCGAGCTCCCCGAGGTGGCCCAGACACTGCAACAGCAGCTGCAGAAGGCCGGGTTCGAGGTGAAGCTGGACGTGCGCGAGTACGCGAACATCGAATCCGACGCGCTGGCGGGCAAGTTCGACGCCTTCATCCTGTCCCGGGCGACCGTGCTCGACTCCGGCGACCCGGCCGCGTACCTGTACAGCGACTTCGGCTCCAAGGGCTCCTTCAACATCTCCCAGCTGTCGGACAAGACGGTCGACGCGGCCCTGGACAAGGCCTCCGGGATGAAGTCCGGTGACGCACGCAGGAAGGCCGTCATCGAGGCGGAGGCCGCGGTGCTCGCCACCGACGGCGCCATCCCGATGCTGCACGAGCGGGTCATCCAGGGTGACGCGGCGGGCGTCGTGGACGTCGCGCACGACCCGCGTGAGCGTGAGCTGATCACGAAGGACACCTACGTCAAGTGA
- a CDS encoding ABC transporter permease subunit: MGTPSGRAGITRIGCLVAVLATVGLLPWLSGRDPALTVLRARSAEQEATPEALDAIRADLGLDAGPLSLLGNWASGLLRGDLGTSWVSGTDVLPSVVAGLQVSLSLMGAALGVGLLVACALVAPVLVRARGSAGAFAAMIVALPEFLLATLALLVGGVWLGWLPTSGWVGPQYMVLPALALGIPAGGLLGRLVADALPAVLDERCVELWRGAGVRQARISAAALRRVLPPLVPQFGMVAVGLTGGAVAVEVVFAVPGIGRTALGAAKSQDLPLLQGSVLALLTLGLIAGALAALVRRQMLGPALRDAGLTLPAVRPVRAHPAIPVALGVVLLTCIGWGLLRDPYAVDTTARLQAPSWAYPLGTDGLGRDVLARLGHGAASTVGTAAAVCLVGLILALALGFVPSVASGAADIANALPPVIAGILVAAVSGPGTGGAAFAVAVISWPALSAHAAALVQEVRASTFLHAQRAIGATPWWILTRHVLPSVAAPVSRHALLRLPGIALALASLGFLGLGAQPPAPEWGLLLDESRAYVERAPWAALAPAVALAMMAGLAVSLAAYAEGGARGAGAGASAGSASGRGRFAVALASLRSPKQPPMELPNESPKVSLKEPAR, from the coding sequence GTGGGGACACCGAGCGGCCGGGCCGGAATCACCCGGATCGGCTGCCTCGTGGCCGTCCTGGCCACCGTCGGACTGCTCCCCTGGCTCTCCGGCCGCGACCCCGCGCTCACCGTGCTGCGCGCCCGGTCCGCCGAGCAGGAGGCTACCCCGGAAGCGCTGGACGCGATCCGCGCGGACCTCGGCCTGGACGCGGGTCCCCTTTCCCTGCTGGGCAATTGGGCCTCCGGGCTGCTGCGCGGCGACCTCGGCACCTCGTGGGTGTCGGGCACCGACGTACTGCCGTCAGTGGTGGCCGGTCTCCAGGTGTCACTGTCCCTGATGGGCGCGGCCCTCGGCGTCGGGCTGCTGGTCGCCTGTGCCCTGGTCGCGCCCGTGCTCGTACGCGCCCGGGGGTCGGCAGGGGCGTTCGCCGCGATGATCGTCGCGCTGCCCGAATTCCTGCTCGCCACACTCGCGTTGCTGGTCGGCGGGGTGTGGCTGGGCTGGCTGCCGACCTCCGGCTGGGTCGGCCCGCAGTACATGGTGCTGCCCGCCCTCGCCCTGGGCATCCCCGCGGGAGGTCTGCTCGGCCGCCTGGTCGCCGACGCGCTGCCCGCCGTGCTCGACGAGCGGTGTGTGGAGCTGTGGCGGGGTGCCGGGGTCCGTCAGGCACGTATCTCGGCCGCCGCGCTGCGTCGCGTACTGCCGCCGCTGGTACCGCAGTTCGGCATGGTCGCCGTCGGTCTCACGGGCGGGGCGGTCGCCGTGGAGGTCGTGTTCGCGGTGCCGGGCATCGGTCGTACGGCGCTGGGGGCGGCCAAGTCGCAGGACCTGCCGCTGCTCCAGGGCTCGGTCCTCGCACTGCTCACGCTGGGCCTGATCGCGGGCGCGCTGGCGGCTCTCGTACGGCGCCAGATGCTGGGCCCGGCGCTGCGGGACGCGGGACTGACGCTGCCCGCGGTTCGTCCGGTCCGCGCGCACCCGGCCATTCCGGTGGCGCTCGGAGTCGTACTGCTGACCTGCATCGGCTGGGGCCTGCTGCGCGACCCGTACGCCGTGGACACGACCGCACGCCTCCAGGCCCCGTCCTGGGCGTACCCGCTCGGCACGGACGGTCTCGGCCGTGACGTGCTGGCCCGGCTCGGGCACGGGGCGGCGTCAACGGTCGGTACGGCCGCCGCGGTCTGCCTCGTCGGCCTGATCCTCGCACTCGCCCTGGGCTTCGTGCCGTCCGTGGCGTCCGGGGCCGCGGACATCGCCAACGCGCTGCCGCCGGTCATCGCCGGCATCCTGGTCGCCGCGGTCTCGGGGCCCGGCACGGGGGGCGCGGCGTTCGCGGTGGCCGTGATCTCCTGGCCTGCGCTGTCGGCGCACGCGGCGGCACTGGTCCAGGAGGTACGCGCCTCGACGTTCCTGCACGCCCAACGGGCCATCGGCGCCACCCCGTGGTGGATCCTCACGCGTCACGTGCTGCCCTCCGTGGCGGCTCCGGTCAGCCGCCACGCGCTCCTGCGCCTACCGGGTATCGCCCTGGCCCTCGCCTCGCTCGGCTTCCTCGGGCTCGGCGCCCAGCCGCCCGCTCCGGAGTGGGGGCTGCTGCTGGACGAGTCCCGCGCGTACGTGGAACGGGCCCCGTGGGCGGCGCTGGCTCCGGCGGTCGCGCTGGCGATGATGGCGGGGCTGGCGGTGTCGTTGGCGGCTTATGCGGAGGGCGGTGCGAGGGGCGCGGGGGCCGGGGCTTCGGCCGGTTCGGCTTCGGGGCGCGGCCGGTTCGCTGTCGCTCTTGCCTCGCTCCGTTCCCCCAAGCAGCCACCCATGGAGTTGCCGAACGAGTCGCCCAAGGTGTCTCTCAAGGAGCCCGCCCGATGA
- a CDS encoding ABC transporter ATP-binding protein, whose product MTTPSNTPSTEVLLSVRDLRISFGAVEAVRGLSFDVHEGEVLAVVGESGAGKSLTARALLGMPPRGATVTGSVRLGADELVDAPRSVRSALWGRRVALVPQDALSSLSPVHQVADQLAAAVRSVDGVSRKEARARAVAALEEVGIAPDKARAYPHEFSGGMRQRAVIAMAMLHQPDLVIADEPTTAQDPETQKQVLDLLARRTGDAGAALVLVTHDLAAVRDHADRMLVMYAGRLVEEGPVEEVFAGPRAPYTAGLLASLPKAHPVRSTGLRRLPAIAGAPPAPTALPTGCAFEPRCPLADATLCRTEQPAPETQDGRTIACHHWRELPDNPAELFLESV is encoded by the coding sequence ATGACCACACCGAGCAATACGCCGAGTACCGAAGTCCTCCTCTCCGTACGGGACTTGCGCATCTCCTTCGGCGCAGTCGAAGCGGTACGGGGCCTTTCCTTCGACGTACACGAGGGCGAAGTCCTCGCCGTGGTGGGCGAGTCGGGCGCGGGCAAGTCGCTGACGGCGCGGGCGTTGCTGGGCATGCCACCGCGCGGTGCGACGGTGACGGGGAGCGTCCGCCTGGGCGCGGACGAACTCGTCGACGCCCCCCGCTCCGTACGCTCCGCCCTCTGGGGCCGCCGCGTCGCGCTCGTCCCCCAGGACGCGCTCTCGTCCCTCTCCCCCGTACACCAGGTGGCCGACCAACTCGCCGCCGCCGTACGGTCCGTGGACGGTGTCTCCCGCAAGGAGGCGCGGGCCCGTGCGGTGGCCGCGCTGGAGGAGGTCGGCATCGCACCGGACAAGGCACGGGCGTACCCGCACGAGTTCTCCGGCGGCATGCGCCAGCGCGCAGTCATCGCCATGGCGATGCTCCACCAGCCGGACCTCGTCATAGCCGACGAACCGACGACGGCACAGGACCCGGAAACGCAGAAGCAGGTCCTGGATTTGCTGGCCCGCCGCACGGGGGACGCGGGCGCGGCTCTGGTCCTGGTCACGCATGACCTCGCGGCGGTACGGGACCACGCCGACCGGATGCTGGTGATGTACGCGGGGCGGTTGGTGGAGGAGGGGCCGGTGGAGGAGGTTTTTGCGGGGCCTCGGGCGCCTTATACGGCGGGCTTGCTGGCGTCGCTGCCGAAGGCGCACCCCGTCAGGAGCACGGGGCTCCGACGCCTCCCCGCGATCGCGGGCGCACCCCCCGCCCCCACCGCCCTCCCCACAGGCTGCGCCTTCGAACCCCGCTGCCCCCTAGCGGACGCGACCCTCTGCCGTACGGAGCAACCCGCACCCGAAACCCAAGACGGCCGAACCATCGCCTGCCACCACTGGCGCGAACTGCCCGACAACCCCGCCGAGTTGTTCCTGGAGTCGGTGTGA
- a CDS encoding dipeptide/oligopeptide/nickel ABC transporter ATP-binding protein, with product MRELVVRHGPRTTVDHVSFDIAPGETLGLIGPSGCGKSSTAMAVLQLRRPDSGEVWFDGQELTALDDRRLRPLRQAMQPVFQDPYGSLSPRHRIRDAIAEPLRVQGTWDRTTGPARVAELLEQVGLDPSHGDRRPHELSGGQCQRAGIARALACDPKLLILDEPVSALDPSLRAGVLNLLAELQERLGLGYLFICHDMALVRHFCDRIAEMRDGRLVRTTSLESLRSIAASPR from the coding sequence GTGCGAGAACTCGTGGTCCGCCACGGCCCCCGTACCACCGTCGACCACGTGTCCTTCGACATCGCCCCCGGCGAGACACTCGGCCTCATCGGCCCCTCGGGCTGCGGCAAGTCGTCCACCGCCATGGCCGTGCTGCAACTCCGCCGCCCCGACAGCGGCGAAGTCTGGTTCGACGGCCAGGAGTTGACGGCCCTGGACGACCGCCGGCTCCGACCGCTGCGGCAGGCGATGCAACCCGTCTTCCAGGACCCGTACGGATCGCTGAGCCCCCGCCACCGCATCCGCGACGCCATCGCGGAACCCCTGCGCGTACAGGGGACTTGGGACCGTACGACCGGCCCCGCCCGTGTAGCCGAGCTCCTGGAGCAGGTCGGCCTGGACCCGTCCCACGGCGACCGTCGCCCGCACGAACTCTCCGGCGGACAGTGCCAACGCGCCGGTATCGCCCGGGCGTTGGCCTGCGATCCCAAGCTCCTGATCCTGGACGAACCGGTCTCCGCCCTAGACCCGTCCCTGCGCGCGGGAGTCCTGAACCTCCTGGCCGAGCTGCAGGAACGCCTGGGCCTGGGCTACCTGTTCATCTGCCACGACATGGCACTCGTACGCCACTTCTGCGACCGCATCGCGGAGATGCGGGACGGCCGCCTCGTCAGGACGACTTCTCTGGAATCCCTGCGATCAATCGCCGCAAGCCCTCGGTGA
- a CDS encoding TetR/AcrR family transcriptional regulator, with product MGHREDLLEGAKRCLLAKGFVRTTARDIVKESGTNLASIGYHYGSKDALLAEAYVSIVEGVSDAFDAGEHVSTGTAPGSIERFHAVWSNIIGTMMEPGSAWRLSMEIVVMGDKVPEVRDHLAKAQRRGASGIIPLFMGGREEDVSEEDVNTLGKFYNALLLGLVAQWTFDPETAADADELTEGLRRLIAGIPEKSS from the coding sequence ATGGGACACCGTGAGGATCTGCTCGAAGGCGCCAAGCGCTGCCTGCTGGCGAAGGGCTTCGTGCGCACGACGGCGCGCGACATCGTCAAGGAGTCGGGGACGAACCTGGCGTCGATCGGCTACCACTACGGGTCGAAGGACGCGCTGCTCGCGGAGGCGTACGTCTCGATCGTCGAGGGGGTCTCCGATGCCTTCGACGCGGGCGAGCACGTATCGACCGGCACCGCGCCCGGCTCGATCGAGCGGTTCCACGCGGTCTGGTCGAACATCATCGGCACGATGATGGAGCCCGGTTCGGCGTGGCGGCTCAGTATGGAGATCGTGGTGATGGGCGACAAGGTGCCCGAGGTGCGCGACCATCTGGCCAAGGCTCAGCGTCGCGGGGCGAGCGGCATCATCCCGTTGTTCATGGGGGGCCGGGAGGAGGACGTCTCGGAGGAGGACGTCAACACGCTGGGCAAGTTCTACAACGCCCTGCTGCTGGGGCTCGTCGCACAGTGGACCTTCGACCCCGAGACGGCGGCCGACGCGGACGAACTCACCGAGGGCTTGCGGCGATTGATCGCAGGGATTCCAGAGAAGTCGTCCTGA